One window from the genome of Eucalyptus grandis isolate ANBG69807.140 chromosome 7, ASM1654582v1, whole genome shotgun sequence encodes:
- the LOC120296070 gene encoding rust resistance kinase Lr10-like encodes MTSTTKLSNPLYVASSCGDIHNISNPFRLKSDPEGCDLSKYELACEDNRIVLYSNGGRYYVLSINYYSSEIRLVDDGIQKGNCSSLPHLHISRDNRISGPELYIASNRVMVIMNCSKPVSSSFYIAINPSCIVGSYSSNTSSSWKLYALANPKASDVRDFCTIRSWTRVRYSYSNIKKITANFKHKLGEGGYGSVYKGTLRSGNDVAIKILKQSKAHGQDFINEVATIGRIYHVNVVQLIGFCFEGSKQALVYDLMSNGSLDKQIFNEEGDKFLDYKKIYEIALGVAGGIEYLHRGCDMQILHFDIKPHNILLDKNFIPKVSNFGLAKLNPANHSMVSLTNARGTLGYMAPELFYRNIGGVSYKADVYSFGMLLMEVAGDIDELQMPPKPLIYPPDVPINNDEAEMELETFSTSSSTPIIYTSFPLGYTNDV; translated from the exons ATGACTAGCACTACAAAGCTGAGTAATCCATTATATGTTGCTTCATCTTGTGGTGATATTCATAATATAAGCAATCCATTCCGACTGAAGAGTGATCCGGAAGGATGTGATTTATCAAAATACGAGTTGGCTTGTGAAGATAATCGCATTGTTCTATACTCGAATGGTGGTAGATACTATGTGTTGTCTATCAATTATTACAGTAGTGAAATCAGATTGGTAGACGATGGGATTCAAAAGGGCAATTGCTCGTCTCTCCCCCATCTTCATATATCACGTGACAATCGGATCTCCGGCCCAGAGTTGTACATCGCATCCAATAGGGTGATGGTCATTATGAACTGCTCAAAGCCGGTTAGTTCTTCATTCTACATTGCTATTAATCCATCATGCATTGTGGGGTCGTATTCTTCCAACACATCATCAAGTTGGAAGTTGTATGCTTTGGCCAATCCAAAAGCATCAGATGTTAGGGACTTTTGCACCATTCGCAGCTGGACCCGG GTCAG GTATTCTTACTcgaatattaagaagatcacTGCAAATTTTAAGCACAAACTGGGAGAAGGGGGATATGGTTCCGTGTACAAAGGAACACTCCGAAGTGGCAATGATGTGGCCATCAAGATTTTGAAGCAATCCAAGGCCCATGGTCAAGATTTTATCAATGAGGTGGCTACTATTGGAAGAATTTACCATGTTAATGTAGTTCAACTCAttggtttttgctttgaagGCTCGAAACAAGCTCTCGTGTATGATCTCATGTCAAATGGATCTTTGGATAAGCAAATTTTCAACGAGGAAGGTGATAAATTTCTTGATTACAAGAAAATTTATGAGATTGCCCTTGGGGTGGCGGGAGGGATTGAATACTTACATCGGGGGTGTGACATGCAAATACTACACTTTGATATCAAGCCTCACAATATTCTTTTAGACAAGAATTTTATTCCGAAAGTTTCTAACTTTGGACTTGCAAAACTTAATCCTGCTAATCATAGCATGGTCTCATTGACAAATGCAAGAGGAACCTTAGGATATATGGCACCTGAGTTGTTCTATAGAAACATTGGTGGTGTATCTTATAAAGCAGACGTCTATAGCTTCGGGATGTTGCTCATGGAAGTGGCAG gagatattGATGAACTCCAAATGCCTCCAAAACCACTTATTTATCCACCTGATGTGCCAATTAACAATGATGAAGCTGAGATGGAGCTGGAAACATTCTCAACTTCATCAAGTACTCCAATAATTTATACTAGTTTTCCTTTGGGATATACCAATGATGTTTAG
- the LOC120296072 gene encoding putative pentatricopeptide repeat-containing protein At3g18840: protein MSEARRLFDSLNEKNSIVWTALFTGYVKAQHCKAVFELVNEYRGNANISFDVPIIICLLGACALQVALDPGKQIHAYSLRKGMEMEEKLISATIDMYFKSGSTEYAGKIFQKLTERDLILYNIIISSYANHGHEDQAMELYKEMLERGLKPDEVTFIALLSACRHSGLVEMGEKYFKSMVEDYKRVPKTDHYACVIDLYGKANLLEKAMDLMKKIPRNSDPVILGAFLNACKINRNLSLTREAAEQLLVIEEDNGSRYVQLANVFAAEENWAEMRKIRKKKRGKETKKLVAAVGCISKMEFMHLPLATHRIQKQRLSIRSWSSYLQIYVCYPIQVLERLQL, encoded by the coding sequence ATGTCTGAAGCACGGAGGCTTTTTGATTCTCTGAATGAAAAGAATTCTATCGTGTGGACAGCTTTGTTTACTGGTTATGTCAAAGCACAGCACTGTAAAGCTGTATTTGAACTGGTGAATGAATATAGAGGGAATGCAAacatttcttttgatgtacccaTAATCATCTGCTTGCTAGGTGCCTGTGCATTGCAGGTGGCCCTGGATCCTGGAAAACAAATTCATGCTTACTCACTAAGAAAAGGGATGGAAATGGAGGAGAAGCTGATTAGTGCCACAATCGACATGTATTTTAAGTCTGGCAGTACTGAATATGCAGGAAAGATATTTCAAAAACTCACGGAAAGAGACTTGATTCTCTACAATATCATAATTTCCAGTTATGCAAATCATGGGCACGAAGATCAAGCTATGGAGCTGTATAAAGAAATGTTGGAGAGAGGATTGAAACCTGATGAGGTCACCTTTATTGCGCTTCTATCTGCTTGCCGTCATAGTGGGTTAGTGGAAATGGGGGAAAAGTATTTCAAGTCCATGGTAGAAGATTACAAAAGAGTGCCTAAAACGGATCACTATGCCTGTGTGATTGATCTGTATGGAAAGGCAAATCTACTAGAAAAGGCAATGGATCTCATGAAGAAAATTCCCAGGAATTCGGATCCTGTGATTTTGGGGGCTTTTTTGAATGCCTGCAAGATAAATAGGAACCTCAGTCTCACAAGAGAAGCGGCAGAGCAGCTATTGGTTATTGAGGAAGATAATGGATCTCGGTATGTGCAGCTGGCAAATGTATTTGCAGCTGAGGAAAATTGGGCAGAGATGCGCaagataagaaagaaaaagagagggaaggaAACCAAAAAACTGGTGGCTGCAGTTGGGTGTATCTCGAAAATGGAATTCATGCATTTGCCTCTGGCGACACATCGCATTCAAAAGCAGAGGCTATCTATTCGATCTTGGAGTTCCTATCTGCAGATCTACGTGTGCTACCCAATTCAAGTGTTGGAAAGATTACAACTTTAA
- the LOC120296073 gene encoding putative pentatricopeptide repeat-containing protein At3g18840: protein MRSLKDGLAYQARAVKSGFVPSTFLFNQLIRLYSQNGLLREAHKLFDEMPHRNVYSSNALISAYVKARDLTRARALFDSATDRDLVTYNSMLTGHVTIDGRESDALKWFDEMQLMRDCLKFDEFTLTTMLNLVAKLRVQCYGTQLHAYMVRTGNDTDKYVMSSLIDMYSKCGSFGEAYRVFCESKAEVDLVSKNTMMAACCREGKMEVALDLFQRLPELNDTVSWNTLISGYAQNGFEEESLNFFMKMRDSGFGWNEHPLASVLNGCSSMRNSKLGKEIHAWVLREGVISNLFV, encoded by the coding sequence ATGAGGTCCTTAAAAGATGGTCTAGCCTACCAGGCTAGAGCAGTTAAGTCCGGCTTCGTCCCCAGCACTTTCCTCTTCAACCAGCTCATCCGCCTCTACTCCCAGAATGGCCTCTTGCGAGAAGCCCACAagctgttcgacgaaatgccccaCCGGAACGTGTACTCCTCGAACGCCCTGATTTCGGCTTACGTAAAAGCTCGGGACTTGACCCGAGCCAGGGCGTTGTTCGACTCCGCCACTGACAGGGACTTGGTAACTTATAATTCGATGCTGACCGGTCACGTGACCATCGACGGACGTGAAAGCGATGCGCTCAAATGGTTTGACGAGATGCAGTTGATGCGTGATTGTCTTAAGTTCGACGAGTTTACTTTGACGACGATGTTAAACTTGGTGGCAAAGTTACGTGTGCAGTGTTATGGGACACAGTTGCATGCTTATATGGTGAGGACGGGGAATGATACGGATAAGTATGTCATGAGCTCCTTAATTGACATGTACTCTAAATGTGGGAGTTTCGGAGAAGCATACAGAGTGTTCTGTGAATCAAAAGCGGAGGTCgatttggtttccaagaatacgATGATGGCAGCTTGTTGTAGGGAAGGTAAGATGGAAGTGGCTTTAGATCTGTTCCAAAGATTGCCCGAGTTAAATGATACAGTGTCTTGGAATACTTTGATTTCTGGCTATGCACAAAACGGTTTTGAGGAGGAGTCCTTgaatttctttatgaaaatgAGGGACAGTGGATTTGGGTGGAATGAGCACCCGCTCGCTAGTGTTCTGAATGGTTGCTCCAGCATGCGGAATTCAAAGCTTGGAAAGGAGATACATGCTTGGGTTTTGAGAGAAGGAGTGATATCAAATCTCTTTGTTTAG